A portion of the Gallus gallus isolate bGalGal1 chromosome 16, bGalGal1.mat.broiler.GRCg7b, whole genome shotgun sequence genome contains these proteins:
- the LOC121106931 gene encoding class I histocompatibility antigen, F10 alpha chain-like isoform X3, producing MGPSEAVVLGLLLGALGAAVCGECCGTGLPPAPGPAAPRSPTPGLRPRDPHPRLTAPTPSVPAGSHSLHYFLTGMTDPGPGMPQFVIVGCVDGELLWNYNSLGRTVRPIMGWLPQEDQEHWDAETQKARDIELDFYEFLGRLQVHYNKSEGSHTLQKMIGCDILEDGNIRGYVQYGFDGRDYIAFDMDTMTFTAADAVAEITKRRWEQEGTYAEGCKHELGTVCVQNLRKYLEHGKAALKRRERPEVRVWGKEANGILTLFCCAYGFYPRPIAISWMKDGMVRHQETHWGGMVPNSDGTYHASAAIDVLPEDGDKYRCRVEHTSLPQPCLFSWEPQPNLIPIVAGVVVTTVAVIASVIGLVVWKSKSGKGPDLLRIGPDMSPMLTLILSAGKEKKKGYEAPAGHDGESSGSATTLV from the exons ATGGGTCCGAGCGAGGcggtggtgctggggctgctgctgggcgccCTGGGCGCGGCGGTATGCGGTGAGTGCTGCGGGACCGGGCTGCCCCCGGCACCGGGACCCGCGGCTCCTCGCTCCCCGACGCCGGGGCTGCGTCCGCGGGACCCCCACCCGCGGCTCACGGCTCCGACGCCGTCTGTCCCCGCAGGGTCGCACTCCCTGCACTACTTCCTGACCGGGATGACGGATCCCGGCCCCGGGATGCCGCAGTTCGTGATCGTCGGGTGCGTAGATGGCGAACTCCTCTGGAACTACAACAGCCTGGGCCGGACGGTGCGGCCCATCATGGGCTGGCTGCCGCAAGAGGACCAGGAGCACTGGGATGCAGAGACCCAGAAGGCCCGGGACATTGAGCTGGATTTCTACGAGTtcctgggcaggctgcaggtgcACTACAATAAAAGTGAAG GGTCTCACACACTGCAGAAGATGATCGGCTGTGACATCCTGGAGGACGGCAACATCCGAGGGTACGTTCAGTATGGATTTGATGGGAGGGACTACATTGCCTTTGATATGGACACGATGACGTTCACCGCAGCCGATGCGGTGGCAGAAATCACCAAGAGGAgatgggagcaggaagggacGTATGCTGAGGGATGCAAGCATGAGCTGGGGACTGTCTGTGTTCAGAACTTGAGGAAATACCTTGAGCACGGGAAGGCAGCGCTgaaaaggagag AACGGCCTGAGGTGCGCGTGTGGGGGAAGGAAGCCAACGGGATCCTGACCTTGTTCTGCTGCGCTTATGGCTTCTACCCACGGCCCATCGCCATCAGCTGGATGAAGGACGGCATGGTCCGGCACCAGGAGACCCACTGGGGGGGCATGGTGCCCAACAGTGATGGCACCTACCACGCCTCAGCGGCCATTGATGTGCTGCCGGAGGATGGGGACAAGTACCGGTGCCGCGTGGAGCACACCAGCCTGCCCCAGCCTTGTCTCTTCTCATGGG AGCCTCAGCCCAACCTGATCCCCATTGTGGCCGGGGTGGTCGTCACCACTGTGGCTGTAATTGCTTCTGTCATTGGATTGGTGGTGTGGAAGAGCAAGTCAGGTAAAGGCCCTGACCTCCTTAGGATCGGCCCTGACATGAGCCCAATGCTGACTCTTATTCtgtctgcagggaaggagaagaagaagggtTACGAAGCACCAGCAG GCCACGACGGAGAATCCAGCGGCTCGGCCACAACTTTAGTATGA
- the LOC121106931 gene encoding class I histocompatibility antigen, F10 alpha chain-like isoform X2, which yields MGPSEAVVLGLLLGALGAAVCGSHSLHYFLTGMTDPGPGMPQFVIVGCVDGELLWNYNSLGRTVRPIMGWLPQEDQEHWDAETQKARDIELDFYEFLGRLQVHYNKSEGSHTLQKMIGCDILEDGNIRGYVQYGFDGRDYIAFDMDTMTFTAADAVAEITKRRWEQEGTYAEGCKHELGTVCVQNLRKYLEHGKAALKRRERPEVRVWGKEANGILTLFCCAYGFYPRPIAISWMKDGMVRHQETHWGGMVPNSDGTYHASAAIDVLPEDGDKYRCRVEHTSLPQPCLFSWEPQPNLIPIVAGVVVTTVAVIASVIGLVVWKSKSGKEKKKGYEAPAGHDGESSGSATTLV from the exons ATGGGTCCGAGCGAGGcggtggtgctggggctgctgctgggcgccCTGGGCGCGGCGGTATGCG GGTCGCACTCCCTGCACTACTTCCTGACCGGGATGACGGATCCCGGCCCCGGGATGCCGCAGTTCGTGATCGTCGGGTGCGTAGATGGCGAACTCCTCTGGAACTACAACAGCCTGGGCCGGACGGTGCGGCCCATCATGGGCTGGCTGCCGCAAGAGGACCAGGAGCACTGGGATGCAGAGACCCAGAAGGCCCGGGACATTGAGCTGGATTTCTACGAGTtcctgggcaggctgcaggtgcACTACAATAAAAGTGAAG GGTCTCACACACTGCAGAAGATGATCGGCTGTGACATCCTGGAGGACGGCAACATCCGAGGGTACGTTCAGTATGGATTTGATGGGAGGGACTACATTGCCTTTGATATGGACACGATGACGTTCACCGCAGCCGATGCGGTGGCAGAAATCACCAAGAGGAgatgggagcaggaagggacGTATGCTGAGGGATGCAAGCATGAGCTGGGGACTGTCTGTGTTCAGAACTTGAGGAAATACCTTGAGCACGGGAAGGCAGCGCTgaaaaggagag AACGGCCTGAGGTGCGCGTGTGGGGGAAGGAAGCCAACGGGATCCTGACCTTGTTCTGCTGCGCTTATGGCTTCTACCCACGGCCCATCGCCATCAGCTGGATGAAGGACGGCATGGTCCGGCACCAGGAGACCCACTGGGGGGGCATGGTGCCCAACAGTGATGGCACCTACCACGCCTCAGCGGCCATTGATGTGCTGCCGGAGGATGGGGACAAGTACCGGTGCCGCGTGGAGCACACCAGCCTGCCCCAGCCTTGTCTCTTCTCATGGG AGCCTCAGCCCAACCTGATCCCCATTGTGGCCGGGGTGGTCGTCACCACTGTGGCTGTAATTGCTTCTGTCATTGGATTGGTGGTGTGGAAGAGCAAGTCAG ggaaggagaagaagaagggtTACGAAGCACCAGCAG GCCACGACGGAGAATCCAGCGGCTCGGCCACAACTTTAGTATGA
- the LOC121106931 gene encoding class I histocompatibility antigen, F10 alpha chain-like isoform X1, translating into MGPSEAVVLGLLLGALGAAVCGSHSLHYFLTGMTDPGPGMPQFVIVGCVDGELLWNYNSLGRTVRPIMGWLPQEDQEHWDAETQKARDIELDFYEFLGRLQVHYNKSEGSHTLQKMIGCDILEDGNIRGYVQYGFDGRDYIAFDMDTMTFTAADAVAEITKRRWEQEGTYAEGCKHELGTVCVQNLRKYLEHGKAALKRRERPEVRVWGKEANGILTLFCCAYGFYPRPIAISWMKDGMVRHQETHWGGMVPNSDGTYHASAAIDVLPEDGDKYRCRVEHTSLPQPCLFSWEPQPNLIPIVAGVVVTTVAVIASVIGLVVWKSKSGKGPDLLRIGPDMSPMLTLILSAGKEKKKGYEAPAGHDGESSGSATTLV; encoded by the exons ATGGGTCCGAGCGAGGcggtggtgctggggctgctgctgggcgccCTGGGCGCGGCGGTATGCG GGTCGCACTCCCTGCACTACTTCCTGACCGGGATGACGGATCCCGGCCCCGGGATGCCGCAGTTCGTGATCGTCGGGTGCGTAGATGGCGAACTCCTCTGGAACTACAACAGCCTGGGCCGGACGGTGCGGCCCATCATGGGCTGGCTGCCGCAAGAGGACCAGGAGCACTGGGATGCAGAGACCCAGAAGGCCCGGGACATTGAGCTGGATTTCTACGAGTtcctgggcaggctgcaggtgcACTACAATAAAAGTGAAG GGTCTCACACACTGCAGAAGATGATCGGCTGTGACATCCTGGAGGACGGCAACATCCGAGGGTACGTTCAGTATGGATTTGATGGGAGGGACTACATTGCCTTTGATATGGACACGATGACGTTCACCGCAGCCGATGCGGTGGCAGAAATCACCAAGAGGAgatgggagcaggaagggacGTATGCTGAGGGATGCAAGCATGAGCTGGGGACTGTCTGTGTTCAGAACTTGAGGAAATACCTTGAGCACGGGAAGGCAGCGCTgaaaaggagag AACGGCCTGAGGTGCGCGTGTGGGGGAAGGAAGCCAACGGGATCCTGACCTTGTTCTGCTGCGCTTATGGCTTCTACCCACGGCCCATCGCCATCAGCTGGATGAAGGACGGCATGGTCCGGCACCAGGAGACCCACTGGGGGGGCATGGTGCCCAACAGTGATGGCACCTACCACGCCTCAGCGGCCATTGATGTGCTGCCGGAGGATGGGGACAAGTACCGGTGCCGCGTGGAGCACACCAGCCTGCCCCAGCCTTGTCTCTTCTCATGGG AGCCTCAGCCCAACCTGATCCCCATTGTGGCCGGGGTGGTCGTCACCACTGTGGCTGTAATTGCTTCTGTCATTGGATTGGTGGTGTGGAAGAGCAAGTCAGGTAAAGGCCCTGACCTCCTTAGGATCGGCCCTGACATGAGCCCAATGCTGACTCTTATTCtgtctgcagggaaggagaagaagaagggtTACGAAGCACCAGCAG GCCACGACGGAGAATCCAGCGGCTCGGCCACAACTTTAGTATGA